One Propionispora hippei DSM 15287 genomic window carries:
- a CDS encoding PhoH family protein, translating into MNKYYVLDTNVLLHSPQSLFAFNEHTVIIPEVVLEELDRFKSESSDRGANSREVSRILDRFRTQGNLLAGVPFSEQGGSLRIETNHLDTTLPPHWDRSKGDNRILQVCKGFMEQGHPTILVSRDTNMRVKATILKIQAEDYLNDKVASIEKQYTGRLVVYTSSEIINTFHDDDGHTISPEALFVYDEPSHTIVPATLETNQFLLIKSTDNERHTALGRFDGKQVVHLRYANRNPFGVIPRNIGQIFMQECLMMSAAEAPLVIIKGPAGTAKTFYALAVGLYKQLECRPRDYHHLLICRPNIPMDEDIGFLPGSEKEKIDPYMRAIRDNLFLLLAGHNMTEAKEIAQAEDTVQMLFDKRTIQTEALAYQRGRSLQKYWMILDEMQNSTPRQAKGVITRPGLGTKIILLGDPEQIDHPFLDSRSNGLSYASEKMRGSKLCFQVTLQHDECERSPLAAEAALRL; encoded by the coding sequence TTGAATAAGTATTACGTACTGGATACGAACGTACTGCTTCACTCTCCTCAGTCACTATTTGCTTTCAATGAACATACCGTCATTATTCCTGAAGTTGTTCTCGAAGAATTAGACCGCTTTAAAAGTGAATCCAGCGACCGCGGCGCCAACAGCCGCGAGGTCAGCCGGATTCTTGACCGGTTTCGCACACAAGGCAACCTGCTGGCCGGTGTTCCCTTTTCCGAGCAGGGAGGGAGCTTGCGCATCGAAACCAATCATCTGGACACCACACTGCCGCCTCATTGGGACCGCAGCAAAGGCGATAACCGTATTCTCCAGGTTTGCAAGGGCTTTATGGAACAAGGCCACCCCACTATCCTGGTAAGCCGTGATACCAATATGCGGGTCAAGGCGACCATTCTGAAGATACAGGCAGAGGATTACCTGAACGATAAAGTCGCCAGTATTGAAAAACAGTATACCGGCCGTCTGGTCGTATACACCTCCTCGGAGATCATCAATACCTTCCATGACGACGATGGGCATACCATTTCCCCCGAGGCTTTGTTCGTCTACGATGAACCCAGCCATACAATAGTTCCGGCGACACTGGAAACCAATCAGTTTCTCCTCATCAAGTCCACCGATAATGAGCGCCATACCGCGCTGGGACGGTTTGACGGAAAACAGGTCGTCCATCTTCGTTACGCCAACCGCAATCCTTTCGGCGTGATTCCCCGCAACATTGGCCAGATCTTTATGCAAGAGTGCTTGATGATGAGCGCCGCCGAAGCCCCGCTGGTCATTATCAAGGGGCCGGCCGGGACCGCCAAGACCTTCTACGCCCTGGCGGTGGGCCTCTATAAACAGCTCGAGTGCCGCCCCCGGGATTACCACCACCTCTTAATCTGCCGACCCAATATTCCGATGGATGAGGACATCGGATTTCTGCCCGGTTCGGAAAAAGAAAAAATTGATCCCTATATGAGGGCTATACGGGATAATCTCTTTTTGCTGCTGGCCGGCCACAATATGACGGAGGCCAAGGAAATCGCCCAGGCTGAGGACACCGTGCAAATGCTGTTTGACAAACGGACCATTCAAACCGAAGCACTGGCTTATCAGCGGGGGCGTTCGCTGCAAAAATACTGGATGATCCTGGACGAAATGCAAAACTCCACGCCCCGGCAGGCTAAAGGGGTGATCACCCGTCCCGGGCTGGGCACGAAAATCATTCTGCTGGGCGACCCGGAACAAATTGACCATCCTTTCCTCGACAGCCGCTCCAACGGCCTGTCCTATGCCAGTGAAAAAATGCGCGGTTCCAAACTATGCTTCCAGGTAACGCTGCAGCATGACGAGTGCGAGCGGTCACCGCTGGCTGCCGAAGCAGCCCTGCGCTTATAA
- a CDS encoding phosphate ABC transporter substrate-binding protein, which translates to MKLVQKSKALAALLGLVLSMSVIAGCGSSGAGTEGKSQPAEAKVEGTVTASGSTALLPLLKPAQEEFQKKHDKVTINIAGGGSFTGMNQVAAGSVNIGNSDVDLPAEYKDKGLVDHQVAVAPFVFIANQDVTLDNLTKQQYVDILTGKITNWKDVGGKDEKITLIHRAKSSGSRATISDLVLKGAAFTDNAVIQDSNGAVRSAIASTPGAIGYVDAAYADNTVKALAVDGVKYSPDAVIGGKYTIFAYEHMYTKGEATGAVKAFIDYVMSKEFQETYVEKNGFIPITKVKK; encoded by the coding sequence ATGAAACTTGTTCAGAAGTCAAAGGCTTTGGCCGCTTTGTTGGGTCTTGTTCTAAGTATGAGTGTGATTGCAGGCTGCGGTAGCTCGGGGGCAGGCACTGAAGGAAAAAGCCAGCCGGCTGAGGCTAAAGTGGAAGGTACGGTAACGGCCTCAGGTTCGACGGCGTTGCTGCCACTTCTCAAACCAGCCCAGGAGGAATTCCAGAAAAAACATGACAAGGTGACGATCAATATCGCCGGCGGCGGCTCCTTCACCGGGATGAATCAGGTTGCGGCAGGTTCGGTGAATATCGGCAACTCCGATGTTGATCTGCCGGCTGAATATAAAGATAAAGGCCTGGTTGATCATCAGGTCGCAGTAGCACCGTTCGTATTTATTGCCAATCAGGATGTGACTCTGGATAATCTGACAAAACAGCAATATGTCGATATTCTGACCGGTAAAATTACTAATTGGAAAGATGTGGGCGGCAAGGATGAAAAAATCACCTTGATTCACCGGGCTAAATCCTCCGGTTCCCGCGCTACCATCAGTGATCTGGTACTGAAAGGTGCCGCTTTTACTGACAATGCCGTTATTCAGGATTCTAACGGTGCGGTTCGTTCGGCGATTGCCAGCACACCCGGTGCTATCGGCTACGTTGACGCCGCTTACGCCGACAACACGGTGAAAGCCTTGGCGGTAGACGGTGTAAAGTACAGCCCTGATGCGGTTATCGGCGGCAAGTACACTATCTTTGCCTATGAGCATATGTATACCAAGGGGGAAGCCACCGGTGCGGTGAAAGCCTTCATTGACTATGTTATGAGCAAAGAATTCCAGGAAACCTATGTAGAGAAAAACGGTTTTATTCCTATCACCAAAGTGAAGAAATAA
- a CDS encoding MGDG synthase family glycosyltransferase gives MSRQIKNILILSASIGSGHDRAANALAGALQSRYPLAQITVVDFMDGERSYLTGFMKETYLTMLRLSPNIYDVLYRWTQNGRQGTGMGTLMARVLQESMMEIIETYQPDWLIATHPFSCGAAAYLKRKGRIHIPLIGVITDFAVHRLWVYPEVDCYFVAVPELREALLEQGVAAAKINVTGIPIDSRFSQAVDRSAAGRRLGLAADCHTVLLMGGGLGLGGVSQAIYVLNEIALPLQLVVVAGKNRKLYKKLKVVTGASGHPVKLLGYTSQVPELMAAADVLITKPGALTISEALSMKLPMLLYAPIPGQEKENAAYLDAKGAAFWVRNDAELKRLLTGMIVNGNIAAFVQENAQKLGQPRAAEAIAAIISRRFDKRGIVAGF, from the coding sequence ATGTCGAGGCAAATCAAAAACATCTTGATTTTGTCGGCTTCTATTGGTTCGGGCCATGACCGGGCGGCGAACGCGCTTGCCGGCGCACTGCAAAGCAGATATCCGCTGGCACAGATTACGGTAGTTGATTTTATGGATGGCGAAAGGTCTTATCTGACTGGCTTTATGAAGGAAACCTATCTGACAATGCTCCGTTTGTCACCTAATATATACGATGTTTTATACCGGTGGACCCAAAACGGCCGGCAGGGAACGGGAATGGGAACCCTAATGGCCCGGGTTTTACAGGAAAGTATGATGGAAATTATTGAAACTTATCAACCGGACTGGCTGATTGCGACCCATCCATTTTCCTGCGGCGCGGCCGCCTATTTGAAGCGGAAGGGGAGAATCCATATCCCGCTAATAGGTGTGATCACTGACTTTGCTGTACACCGTCTGTGGGTATATCCGGAAGTGGATTGTTATTTCGTTGCCGTGCCGGAATTGCGGGAGGCTTTGCTGGAGCAAGGTGTAGCCGCGGCTAAAATAAATGTAACCGGCATTCCCATTGATTCCCGGTTTTCCCAGGCTGTAGACCGGTCGGCAGCCGGCCGGCGGCTGGGGCTGGCAGCTGATTGCCACACCGTGCTGCTCATGGGCGGTGGTTTGGGGCTGGGTGGCGTGAGCCAGGCGATTTATGTGCTGAATGAAATTGCCCTGCCGCTGCAACTGGTGGTGGTGGCAGGTAAGAATCGGAAATTGTATAAAAAATTAAAAGTGGTTACAGGGGCTTCCGGCCATCCGGTCAAGCTGCTGGGCTACACCAGTCAGGTGCCGGAACTGATGGCGGCGGCCGATGTACTGATTACTAAACCGGGTGCCCTGACGATCAGTGAGGCGCTGAGTATGAAACTGCCAATGTTGCTGTATGCGCCGATTCCGGGCCAGGAAAAGGAAAATGCAGCTTACTTGGATGCCAAAGGAGCGGCGTTCTGGGTAAGAAATGACGCTGAATTAAAACGGCTCCTGACCGGCATGATTGTGAACGGCAATATTGCGGCTTTTGTACAGGAGAATGCACAAAAGCTTGGACAGCCAAGGGCGGCGGAAGCGATTGCCGCTATTATCAGCCGCCGCTTCGATAAACGGGGAATCGTAGCTGGTTTCTAA
- the pstB gene encoding phosphate ABC transporter ATP-binding protein PstB — MDYKIQANKLKLYYGDMLALKKISLGVVKNSVLALIGPSGCGKSTFIKTINRMNDLVENVRIEGEILLDGVNVLQPGTDVVMLRKRVGMVFQRPNPFPMSIFDNVAYGPRIHGITNKATLADIVERSLTGAALWEEVKDRLHQSAMGMSGGQQQRLCIARLLAVEPEVLLMDEPCSALDPISTMKIEELVTELKNRYTIIMVTHNMQQAARVSDQTAFFLNGELVEHGKTDAIFTKPQDKRTEDYITGRFG; from the coding sequence ATGGACTATAAAATACAGGCGAATAAATTGAAGTTATATTATGGGGATATGCTGGCGTTGAAGAAGATTTCCCTCGGTGTGGTAAAAAACAGTGTGCTGGCCCTGATCGGACCGTCGGGTTGCGGTAAATCCACCTTTATTAAGACAATCAACCGGATGAATGATCTGGTCGAGAATGTCCGGATCGAAGGCGAGATTTTATTGGACGGCGTGAATGTGCTGCAGCCGGGAACCGACGTGGTTATGCTGCGCAAACGGGTGGGGATGGTATTTCAGCGCCCCAATCCCTTTCCCATGTCGATTTTTGATAATGTCGCTTACGGGCCGCGGATTCATGGCATCACCAATAAAGCGACGCTGGCCGATATTGTGGAACGTAGCCTCACAGGCGCGGCGTTGTGGGAAGAGGTGAAAGACCGCCTGCATCAGTCGGCTATGGGTATGTCAGGCGGCCAGCAACAGCGTCTCTGTATCGCCCGTCTGCTGGCTGTAGAACCGGAAGTGCTGCTGATGGACGAACCCTGTTCGGCTCTTGATCCCATATCGACGATGAAGATTGAAGAATTGGTTACCGAGCTGAAAAACAGGTATACCATCATTATGGTAACGCATAATATGCAGCAGGCGGCCCGGGTATCGGATCAGACCGCCTTTTTCTTAAACGGCGAACTGGTGGAGCACGGCAAGACCGATGCTATTTTTACCAAGCCGCAGGATAAACGGACCGAGGATTATATTACCGGGCGGTTCGGTTAA
- a CDS encoding metal ABC transporter substrate-binding protein — MKSVRLVWMIVAVVAAGALFLSGCGKQADSTATAGSGLKVVTTMYPVYEFARQVAGDKAEVSMLIPPGAEPHDWEPSPKDLAKIKTAKLFLYQNAGLEPVDKLLKPDVLGDAKAVEVSRGIQLMEGPAEEEEADGQEAKHAAKDAQHEHMDVHVWLDPVAAQQEVDTIVQALSEADPENKAYYEQNGEKFKAELQALDQEYRTTLANVSSRDIVTSHAAFGYLAKRYNLQQVAIMGLSPDSEPTPEKMANVVQFCREHNVKYIFFETVVSPKLAQTISKETGAGLLVLNPVESLGEDELKQGKNYVTVMRENLVNLKKALQE; from the coding sequence ATGAAGTCAGTTCGCTTAGTATGGATGATTGTGGCAGTTGTGGCGGCCGGAGCGCTTTTTCTCTCAGGCTGCGGCAAACAGGCCGACAGTACCGCTACGGCGGGTTCGGGCCTGAAGGTAGTGACCACCATGTATCCGGTGTATGAGTTTGCCAGGCAGGTAGCCGGTGATAAGGCAGAGGTCAGCATGCTCATTCCGCCCGGTGCCGAACCTCACGACTGGGAGCCAAGTCCTAAAGACCTGGCCAAGATAAAGACCGCCAAACTCTTTTTATACCAGAATGCCGGATTGGAACCAGTGGATAAGCTGCTAAAGCCGGATGTGCTGGGGGACGCGAAGGCCGTGGAGGTCAGCCGGGGTATTCAACTGATGGAAGGACCGGCCGAAGAGGAGGAAGCTGACGGGCAGGAAGCGAAGCATGCGGCTAAAGACGCCCAGCATGAACATATGGATGTTCACGTATGGCTGGACCCTGTTGCGGCTCAGCAGGAAGTGGATACGATTGTGCAGGCCCTGAGTGAGGCTGATCCTGAGAATAAGGCATATTATGAACAGAACGGCGAAAAATTCAAAGCCGAATTGCAAGCTTTGGATCAGGAATACCGGACGACGCTGGCCAACGTGTCCAGCCGGGATATTGTTACAAGTCATGCCGCCTTTGGCTATCTGGCTAAACGGTACAATCTGCAGCAGGTTGCCATCATGGGACTTTCGCCGGACAGTGAACCGACGCCGGAAAAAATGGCCAATGTGGTGCAGTTCTGCCGCGAACATAACGTAAAATACATATTCTTCGAGACCGTTGTCAGCCCCAAGCTGGCCCAGACCATCTCGAAAGAAACCGGTGCCGGCCTGTTGGTGCTTAATCCGGTAGAGAGTCTCGGCGAAGACGAATTGAAGCAAGGTAAAAACTATGTGACCGTTATGCGGGAGAATCTGGTTAACCTGAAAAAGGCGCTGCAGGAATAA
- the phoU gene encoding phosphate signaling complex protein PhoU: protein MPSTRQGYNQELEALRQEILQMGHMVVRAIEEAVLSLSTQDRALARKVMEGDDAIDGLEIDIEDKCMVLIARQQPLARDLRIIGTGLKITTDLERMGDHAYDIAKITLKIADEPLIKPLMDIPRMAKLAQKMLQDSLEAYTTLNVAQSEEVCQADDAVDSLYHQVVRELLTYMMEKPATISQATQILFVARYLERIADHATNIAEWTIYLATGERLRKK, encoded by the coding sequence ATGCCAAGTACCAGACAAGGTTATAATCAGGAATTGGAGGCGCTGCGACAGGAGATTTTGCAAATGGGCCATATGGTGGTCCGGGCGATTGAAGAAGCGGTGCTCTCCCTTTCTACCCAGGACCGCGCCCTGGCCCGTAAGGTCATGGAAGGGGATGACGCCATCGACGGGCTGGAAATTGATATTGAGGACAAGTGCATGGTCTTAATCGCCCGGCAGCAGCCGCTGGCCCGCGATCTTCGCATCATCGGCACCGGGCTGAAGATTACTACTGATTTGGAGCGCATGGGAGACCATGCATATGATATTGCTAAAATCACTCTGAAAATTGCCGATGAGCCGTTAATTAAGCCATTGATGGATATACCGCGCATGGCCAAACTGGCTCAAAAGATGCTGCAGGATTCGCTGGAGGCCTATACGACATTGAATGTAGCGCAGTCGGAGGAAGTGTGCCAGGCTGACGATGCAGTGGATTCACTGTATCATCAGGTTGTTCGCGAACTGTTGACTTACATGATGGAAAAGCCGGCCACCATCAGCCAGGCCACGCAAATTCTGTTTGTGGCCAGATACCTGGAGCGCATTGCCGATCATGCCACCAACATTGCCGAGTGGACGATTTATCTGGCTACCGGCGAACGGCTTCGCAAAAAGTAG
- a CDS encoding GGDEF domain-containing protein, whose amino-acid sequence MLALKWEASKKPANRAADGAMNDTMITSDMLQEFEQILANKQIRPVFQPIVSLANGTVAGYEALSRGPQTSPLESPALLFLAAEQSGKVWDLDFLCRTKALEKAKHLSDMQMLFINVDPKIINDARFEKGITKEILDSYQIDATKIIFEITEKTSINDYKSFRRVLDNYTSQGYKIAIDDTGSGYSGLKMLAETRPQFVKIDMDLVRDIDKDSLKQALMRAFQEFAVLTNMKIIAEGIETVDELNTLISIGIPYGQGFFLGRPEPEFNDILPAIRQHVIDKQEQKQQELFHTPLTIPIGDIARRDPAFEVSIIGSQAIEHFDCNPNLMGITIVQDSYPVGLLMRNTLFGRLGTQYGVAVYTKRQVSLLMDRNPLIVDYYMPLDQVSKFAVSRPEKNLYDYIIVTRNGLYYGITTVKALLEKTTQLEVNRAKHCNPLSGLPGNILIEEKLRLELERRADFAVLYFDLDNFKAYNDTYGFDNGDKVLSMLAQMIQQQVMLWGNRDCFVGHIGGDDFIAVVKQVEVEVLCQSLIELFDNRILDFYTERDKNKGYIIAKNRHGVEEKYPLISLSIAVVKNQAGQFKSTAALAETAGGVKKRCKVIWKSCYFVGPEACGH is encoded by the coding sequence GTGCTGGCACTTAAGTGGGAAGCCTCAAAAAAACCGGCTAACCGTGCCGCAGATGGTGCAATGAATGATACGATGATCACGTCAGATATGCTACAGGAGTTTGAGCAGATTCTTGCCAATAAACAAATCCGGCCGGTTTTTCAACCGATTGTATCGTTAGCCAATGGGACGGTTGCCGGTTATGAAGCCTTGAGCCGGGGCCCGCAGACCTCTCCATTGGAGAGTCCTGCATTGTTGTTTTTAGCCGCCGAGCAGAGTGGCAAGGTTTGGGATTTGGATTTTTTATGCCGGACAAAGGCTCTGGAAAAGGCAAAGCATCTGTCGGACATGCAGATGCTGTTTATTAATGTGGACCCGAAAATCATCAACGATGCCCGTTTTGAAAAGGGTATCACCAAGGAAATTCTGGACAGCTATCAGATTGACGCAACCAAAATTATTTTTGAAATTACCGAAAAAACTTCAATCAACGATTATAAAAGTTTTCGGCGGGTGCTGGACAATTATACCAGTCAGGGCTATAAGATTGCGATTGATGATACCGGGTCCGGTTATTCGGGCCTGAAAATGCTGGCTGAAACCAGACCGCAGTTTGTGAAAATCGACATGGATCTGGTGCGCGATATTGATAAGGACTCGCTAAAACAGGCATTGATGCGGGCTTTTCAGGAGTTTGCCGTATTGACGAATATGAAAATTATTGCTGAGGGCATTGAAACTGTTGATGAGCTCAACACCTTAATCTCTATTGGCATTCCTTATGGGCAAGGTTTTTTCCTGGGCCGGCCAGAGCCGGAATTTAACGATATTTTGCCGGCCATCAGGCAGCATGTTATAGACAAGCAGGAGCAAAAGCAGCAAGAACTCTTTCATACGCCGCTGACTATACCGATCGGTGATATTGCCCGCCGCGATCCGGCGTTTGAAGTCAGCATAATCGGCTCGCAGGCTATTGAGCACTTTGACTGTAATCCCAACTTAATGGGGATTACCATTGTTCAGGACAGTTATCCGGTAGGTCTTTTGATGCGCAATACCCTCTTTGGCCGACTAGGCACCCAGTACGGCGTAGCTGTATACACCAAGCGGCAGGTAAGCCTGCTTATGGATCGCAATCCGCTGATTGTTGATTATTATATGCCCCTGGACCAGGTATCTAAATTCGCCGTGTCCCGTCCGGAAAAAAATTTATATGACTATATTATCGTAACGCGCAATGGCCTGTATTATGGCATTACTACAGTAAAAGCCCTGCTGGAAAAAACTACTCAACTGGAGGTCAACCGCGCTAAGCATTGTAATCCGCTCAGCGGGCTGCCGGGCAATATTCTGATTGAGGAAAAACTGCGGCTGGAGCTGGAACGGCGGGCCGATTTTGCCGTGCTCTATTTTGATTTGGACAATTTTAAAGCCTACAACGACACCTACGGATTTGACAACGGCGACAAGGTGTTGTCCATGCTGGCCCAGATGATTCAACAGCAGGTGATGCTTTGGGGCAACCGGGATTGTTTTGTCGGGCATATTGGCGGCGATGATTTTATCGCCGTGGTAAAACAGGTGGAGGTGGAAGTCCTATGCCAGTCGCTCATCGAATTGTTTGATAACCGGATTTTGGATTTTTATACCGAGCGGGATAAAAACAAGGGATATATTATTGCCAAAAACCGGCATGGTGTGGAAGAAAAATATCCGCTGATTTCCCTGTCCATTGCCGTGGTAAAAAATCAGGCCGGCCAGTTCAAGTCGACGGCTGCACTGGCTGAAACCGCCGGAGGCGTAAAAAAACGCTGTAAAGTGATCTGGAAAAGCTGCTACTTTGTTGGGCCTGAAGCCTGCGGCCATTGA
- a CDS encoding zinc dependent phospholipase C family protein — translation MKYSGTTLMLAIASPLQGLLDRPGITHEFCNRQAVATLKKDGLMGSAVFFESYLAELNAGVYWADGGWKNAGHYFDPVSGRGLWHFSNALAELQSYYNRGLQHFEFGEIAKAVFFLGAAAHLLQDVCVPHHARAKLFCGHREYERWAEQHHHEFAVEGQGVYDSEHPCRLALHNALVAADLLEWVNETASITDFRSATRVLLPLAQRTTAGLLQRFSEQVGLPQQSLNGG, via the coding sequence GTGAAATATTCCGGTACAACGCTGATGCTGGCGATAGCCAGTCCGTTGCAGGGTCTGCTTGACCGTCCGGGTATTACTCATGAATTCTGCAACAGGCAGGCTGTTGCTACTTTGAAAAAAGACGGACTCATGGGGAGCGCGGTGTTTTTTGAAAGTTATTTGGCTGAATTGAACGCTGGCGTCTACTGGGCGGACGGCGGCTGGAAAAATGCCGGCCATTACTTTGATCCGGTCAGTGGCAGGGGATTGTGGCATTTTAGCAATGCTCTCGCCGAACTGCAGAGTTATTACAACCGGGGATTGCAGCACTTTGAGTTTGGCGAAATCGCCAAGGCCGTATTCTTTTTGGGAGCGGCGGCGCACCTGCTGCAGGATGTGTGTGTGCCGCACCATGCCAGAGCCAAACTGTTTTGCGGTCACCGCGAGTATGAACGCTGGGCCGAGCAGCATCATCACGAGTTTGCCGTCGAAGGACAGGGCGTATATGACAGTGAGCACCCCTGCCGGCTTGCTTTACATAACGCGTTAGTTGCTGCCGATCTGCTCGAGTGGGTGAATGAAACGGCAAGTATTACGGACTTTCGCTCGGCAACACGGGTATTGTTACCGCTGGCCCAACGCACTACAGCCGGCTTACTGCAACGGTTTTCCGAACAGGTTGGGCTGCCGCAGCAGAGTTTGAACGGCGGGTAA
- a CDS encoding ATP-binding protein — MFRWGIRSRLLVSFLLLGIITLSLLGGYILWYFYQHNLESLTSNLLTHAQVTEQFLLHSMHTPEGKASLDPEVKELAAKNNLRITIVDTAGTVLADSWENPEMLENHLSRPEISDAIRQGTGTSIRYSTTLHQNLLYAAIPIRQQGELLGVVRIASTLAYVEAGFGQIRSAVLAALFLVALLTILLSLRLAKHYTAPLEEITSAALAIANGDLKRRVHTHTGDELDFLSQALNNLASNLDDKIHEAQAETQKLSLILQHMDNAVILLDRYGRVTTINKMAKDTFSIADAMMGQHNLQVIGNSLLNQAIQETLQSSVNKSIDLKTNIGGNKRVFRVFVAPTIDPEQETTGVLTVFHDITVLQEIHERQAEFVANASHELATPLTAIKGFAETLLDGALQDPELSSRFVSIIHNQAERMHRLVEDLLQLAKLNSQEYRQQISLEPVKLQPLLETVVQELLPNIERKEQHLSLEVAENLTIPAHPDWLKQALVNLLDNSNKYTPNEGKIIITAWQEAAQACIRIQDTGLGIPAQDLPLIFERFYRVERARTRSTGGTGLGLAIVKFITEMHGGQIDVTSELNQGTAFTLRLPLGPTTEKQSE; from the coding sequence ATGTTCCGCTGGGGAATCCGCTCCAGACTGCTTGTTTCTTTTTTATTGCTGGGGATTATTACCCTGTCTTTATTGGGCGGCTATATTCTCTGGTACTTTTACCAACACAACCTGGAGAGCCTGACCAGCAACTTATTAACCCACGCCCAGGTTACCGAGCAGTTCCTGCTTCATTCCATGCATACCCCGGAGGGCAAAGCCTCCCTTGATCCGGAGGTCAAGGAACTGGCCGCCAAAAATAATCTGCGGATTACGATAGTCGATACGGCCGGAACGGTGTTGGCCGACTCGTGGGAGAATCCGGAAATGCTGGAAAATCATCTGTCCCGGCCGGAAATCAGCGACGCTATCCGCCAGGGTACCGGCACCAGCATCCGCTATAGTACTACCTTGCATCAGAATCTATTATATGCGGCTATTCCCATCCGGCAGCAGGGTGAACTATTAGGAGTAGTCCGTATCGCCAGTACGCTGGCCTATGTAGAGGCCGGGTTCGGCCAAATCCGCTCGGCCGTGCTGGCTGCGCTCTTCCTGGTCGCGCTGCTGACCATTCTGCTTAGTTTGCGGCTGGCCAAGCACTACACGGCACCGCTGGAGGAGATCACCAGCGCTGCCCTCGCTATTGCCAACGGAGACCTTAAACGTCGTGTCCACACCCACACCGGCGACGAGCTCGACTTTCTGTCTCAGGCGCTAAACAATCTGGCATCCAATCTGGATGACAAAATTCATGAAGCCCAGGCAGAAACGCAGAAGCTATCGCTAATTTTACAGCATATGGATAATGCCGTTATCCTGCTTGATCGCTACGGCCGGGTTACGACCATCAACAAAATGGCCAAAGACACCTTTTCCATTGCCGATGCCATGATGGGGCAGCATAATCTGCAGGTTATCGGCAATAGCCTGCTTAATCAGGCTATTCAGGAGACCCTCCAGTCTTCCGTAAACAAATCGATTGACTTAAAAACCAATATCGGCGGCAACAAACGGGTATTCCGGGTTTTTGTCGCACCCACCATTGACCCTGAACAGGAAACTACAGGTGTTCTTACCGTGTTCCACGATATAACCGTACTGCAGGAAATCCACGAGCGTCAGGCCGAGTTTGTGGCCAACGCCTCGCATGAACTAGCCACCCCGCTGACCGCCATTAAGGGCTTTGCTGAAACGCTGCTGGACGGCGCCCTCCAGGACCCTGAGCTGAGCAGCCGCTTTGTCAGCATCATCCACAACCAGGCTGAACGCATGCACCGGCTGGTAGAGGACTTGCTGCAACTGGCCAAGCTTAATTCCCAGGAATACCGTCAGCAAATCAGTCTGGAACCGGTCAAGCTGCAGCCACTATTAGAGACGGTAGTTCAGGAACTACTGCCGAATATCGAACGAAAAGAACAGCATCTGTCGCTGGAAGTGGCAGAAAACCTGACGATTCCCGCTCATCCTGACTGGTTAAAACAGGCGTTAGTCAATTTACTGGACAACAGCAACAAATACACACCCAACGAAGGAAAAATTATCATTACAGCCTGGCAGGAAGCGGCCCAGGCCTGTATCAGAATCCAAGATACCGGTCTGGGCATTCCGGCCCAGGACCTGCCCCTGATTTTCGAACGGTTTTACCGGGTGGAACGGGCCCGGACCCGCAGCACCGGCGGTACCGGGCTGGGGTTGGCCATTGTCAAATTCATTACCGAAATGCATGGCGGCCAGATTGACGTAACCAGCGAACTCAACCAAGGCACGGCCTTCACCTTACGGCTGCCGCTTGGCCCGACGACGGAAAAACAATCAGAATAG